DNA from Oryzisolibacter sp. LB2S:
CCTTCAGCAGCAGGGCGTGACCATCATCATCACCTCCCACATCCTGGCCGAGCTGCAGGAGCGCGTTGATCGCCTCGCCATCCTCGCCTCGGGCAAGGTGCAGGCGCTGGGCAGCGTGCACGAGCTGCGCGAGCGCACGGGCCTGCCGGTGGTCATCGAGGTCGACCTCGCGCCCCAGGACTGCCACGACGCGCTGCACGCCCTGCATGGCGCCACCGGGGTCAAGCCCGCGCAGACGCCGAGCGGCCTGCAGCTGCAGTGCCCGCGCGAGCGCAAGATGGCCGCCATCGCCACCCTCACCGCCCTGGGCGCACGCGTGCAGGACCTGCGCCTGCACGAACCCTCGCTCGAAGACATGTTCTTCGGCATTTCCGCATAAGGCCCGCATTCGGGTACCGCCATCCATGGAACTGACCCCTATCCTCACCGTCGCCGCCAAGGAGTTCCGCGACCGCATGCGCAACCGCTGGGTGCTGGCCGTGGCCCTGGTGTTCACCATCTTCTCGCTCGTCATCGCCTACTTCGGCGGCGCGCAGCAGGGCCAGGTGGGCTTTCGCTCCATCGAGTTCACCATCGCCAGCCTGGTCAGTCTGGTCATCTACCTGATCCCACTGATCGCCCTGCTGCTGGGCTTTGACGCCATCGTCGGCGAACGCGAGCGCGGCTCTCTCGACCTGCTGCTGGCCCTGCCGATCACGCGGCTCGAACTGCTGCTGGGCAAGTACCTGGGCCTGGCGCTGGCGCTCACGCTCTCGACCGTGGCCGGCTTTGGTCTGGTGGCCGTGCTGCTGTGGCGCCACATGAACGCCAATGCGCTGTTCCACTACGCGGGGTTCATGCTCAGCTCGGTGCTGCTGGGCCTGGCCTTTCTGAGCCTGGCGGTGCTGATCTCGGTGCTCGCGCGCGAGCGCACGCGCGCCTCGGGTCTGGCGATTGCCACCTGGTTCTTCTTCGTGCTGGTGTTCGACCTGCTGCTGCTGGGCCTGTTGGTGACCACGGGCGGACAGTTCGCGGGCGACGCCTTCGCCTGGCTGCTGCTGCTCAACCCGGCGGACGTGTTCCGCATCCTCAACGTGTTCTCGCTCGAGGACGTGCGCACCCTCTACGGCCTGGCCAGCGTGGTGCCGGCCTCGCTCGGCGACCCGCTCACCATGGGTGGCGTGATGGCCGCCTGGATCGCCCTGCCGCTCGTCCTCGCCCAATGGAGATTCAAGCCATGACCTGTTCCTGCATCACCCGCCGCCGCGCCCTGGGCCTGGCCTCCCTCGCCGCCCTGGCCTCTTCCGGCCTGCTGGCCGCCTGCGGCGACAAGGCCGCCGAGCAGCAATCGCTCGCGCCGGTGGAGATCGACCGCAGCACGAGCTGCGAGCTCGACGGCATGCTGCTCGCCGACTACCCCGGCCCCAAGGCGCAGATCCACTACGCGGGCCAGGACCGGCCGGCCTTCTTCTGCGACACCGTGGAGCTGTTCAACACCCTGCTCGCGGGCGAACAGGTGCGCCCCGTGCGCGCCGTCTATGTGCAGGACATGGGCCAGGCCAGCTGGGACGAGCCCAAGGGCCACTGGATAGACGCCAAGACCGCCATCTATGTGCTGGGCAGCAAGCGCCATGGCTCCATGGGCCCGACGATCGCCAGCTTTGCCCAGGAGGCCGACGCCACGAAGTTCGCGCAGGAATACGGCGGCAAGGTGCTGCGCTATGGCGACATCAAGCCGGGCATGGTGGACCTGAGCGGCGGCGCGCTTCACGACACGC
Protein-coding regions in this window:
- a CDS encoding ABC transporter permease subunit, coding for MELTPILTVAAKEFRDRMRNRWVLAVALVFTIFSLVIAYFGGAQQGQVGFRSIEFTIASLVSLVIYLIPLIALLLGFDAIVGERERGSLDLLLALPITRLELLLGKYLGLALALTLSTVAGFGLVAVLLWRHMNANALFHYAGFMLSSVLLGLAFLSLAVLISVLARERTRASGLAIATWFFFVLVFDLLLLGLLVTTGGQFAGDAFAWLLLLNPADVFRILNVFSLEDVRTLYGLASVVPASLGDPLTMGGVMAAWIALPLVLAQWRFKP
- a CDS encoding nitrous oxide reductase accessory protein NosL, giving the protein MTCSCITRRRALGLASLAALASSGLLAACGDKAAEQQSLAPVEIDRSTSCELDGMLLADYPGPKAQIHYAGQDRPAFFCDTVELFNTLLAGEQVRPVRAVYVQDMGQASWDEPKGHWIDAKTAIYVLGSKRHGSMGPTIASFAQEADATKFAQEYGGKVLRYGDIKPGMVDLSGGALHDTRM